TGCCCTGATCTTCTCCCGGTACAGCCGCCGCACTCGAGCGAAGAAATCCCGGAGCGTCTCGGTGGCGTAGTCCGGATAGGTCCATTCCCACGGCACGAACGCGCCGGCGCGCCAGCGCAGGGTGCACTCGGCGTAGATGCCGTCGCCCAGGTAGATGCGGTGTGCGTGGTCCTTCGTCGTGGCCAGCACCAGTTTGTCCATGCTCACGTAGCCCGCGTCCAGGTTCACCGGCCTCGCCGGCGTTTCGCCCAGTTGTTCGGCCAACAGGCGTTCCAGCCGATTCGTCGTCCGCTTCGCTTCGCGCAGGCAGTCGGGCATCACGAGATCGCGGAAGCCGACCACCTGCCGCAACAGCGCGGGCCCCATCTCCGGCTCGTAGTAGTCCGTGTGTCCGAAGGGCCAGACGTCGCTCTCCACGTCCACAGGGCCGAACGCTTCTTCCAGGCGCTCCTTCGCCGCGGCCAGCCACGGCTCCCGTCCGGCCAGGACCGAGCAGACCAGGCTCACCGGCCGGGGGATGGACGGCGTTCCCATGTCGTCGTTCCCCGGTTTGTGCCCTCAGGCCACACAGCGACGTAGATTATGCCCGCTTGCCGGCCGCCCGTGCAACGTCCTGCGGTGCCGGTCGTCCGCTCATCCGCGCACAACCCGGCCCCGCGCTCAGGATTGGCCCCGCAGGGCGCGGAGGCGGTCGCGCAGGAGGGCGGCGCGCTCGAAGTCCAGCCGCGCGGCCGCTTCATCCATCTCCTTCTCCAGTTCGTCCAAGCGATGGGCCGTGACGTAGTCGGCCGTCTCCTCGGCAACGACCGGCGTTTCGATCCGGCGCTTCCACGCCTGCACCTCGGAGTCGATGCCCGGCTGGATGGACTTGCGGATCGTCTGCGGCACGATGCCGTGCGCCTCATTGAAGGCCATCTGTTTCTCGCGGCGGCGCTGCGTCTCCTCCATCGCCCGTGCCATCGATTCGGTGATCCGGTCGGCGTAGAGGATGACGACGGCGTTGACGTTGCGCGCGCACCGGCCCATCGTCTGGATCAGGGACGTGTCGGACCGCAGGAAGCCCTCCCGATCGGCGTCCAGCACGGCGACCAGCGAGACCTCCGGCAGGTCCAGCCCCTCGCGCAGGAGGTTGACGCCGACGATCACGTCGTACTTGCCGCGGCGCAGATCGTTCAGTATCTCCACGCGCTCGATCGTCTGCACCTCGCTGTGCAGGTAGCAGCCGTTGAGGCCCTCCTCGCGCAGGAAGTCGGACAGGTCCTCCGCCAGGCGCTTCGTCAGGGTGGTCACGAGCGTGCGCTCGCCGCGTTCGGCGCGCGCGCGCACCTCGCGTATGACGTCCTGGACCTGCCCGCGGGCCGGCCGCACGTCCACGACGGGGTCGACGAGGCCGGTGGGGCGGATGATCTGATCCACGACGCGGCCGCCGCTCCTGTGCACCTCGTAGCGTTCCGGCGTGGCCGAGACGAACAGCACGCGCGGCGCCATCTGCTCCCATTCGTCGAACGTCAGCGGCCGGTTGTCCATCGCGCTCGGCAGGCGGAAGCCGTAGTCGACGAGGGTCTGCTTCCGGGAGCGGTCGCCGTGGTGCATCGAGCGGATCTGCGGCACGGTCTGGTGGCTTTCGTCGACGATGGTCAGGAAGTCCTCGGGGAAGTAGTCGAGCAGGCAGGCGGGCCGTTCGCCCGGTTTCCGGCCGCTGATATGGCGGGCGTAGTTCTCGATGCCGGGGCAGAAGCCGACCTCCGAGAGCAGTTCCATGTCGTAGCGCGTGCGGGCCTCCAGGCGCTGCATCTCGGCCGTCTTGCCCTGCCGGCGCAGCTCGTCCAGGCGTTCGATCAGTTCGGCCTCGATGTCGGCGACCACCCGTTCGATGCGGTCCTCGGGCGTGACGAAGTGCCTGGCGGGGAAGATGGCGACGGCGCCGGTGTCCTCCAGTGCCCGGCCCGTCAGCGGGTCCACGACGACGATCCGGTCGATGCAGTCCCCGAAGAAGTCGACGCGGTAGGCGATCTCCTCGTAGGCGGGGTAGACCTCCACGACGTCGCCCCGGACGCGGAAGGAGCCGCGACGCAGCTCGGCGTCGCTGCGGGTATGCTGGATCTCGACCAGTCGGCCCAGCAGGTCGTCGCGGGCGATCTCCTGCCCGACCTCCACGCTGACGAACATGCTGCGGTAGTCCTCCGGCTGGCCGATCCCGTAGATGCACGAGACGCTGGCCACGATGACCACGTCGCGCCGCTGCATCAGGCGGGTGGTCGCGGCCAGGCGCAGCCGGTCGATGTCCTGGTTGATCGAGGCGTCCTTGGCGATGTACAGATCGCGCGAGGGCACGTAGGCCTCGGGCTGGTAGTAGTCGTAGTAGCTGACGAAGTAGCCGACGGCGTTGTCGGGGAAGAACTCCTTGAACTCGCCGTAGAGCTGTGCGGCGAGCGTCTTGTTGTGGCTGATGATGAGCGTGGGGAGTTCCAGGGCCTGGATCAGGTTGGCCATGGTGAACGTCTTGCCCGTGCCCGTGGCGCCCAGGAGCGTCTCGCACGTGCTGCCGGCGCGGAAGCGTTCGACCAGCCGGCGGATGGCCTCCGGCTGGTCGCCGGCGGGCTGGAAGTCGGCCTGAAGCGAGAACCGCGCCATCTCAGTCCTCCGGCGGCTGCGGGTCGCCCGGCAAGGGGGCGCACATGGCGTGGGGGCGGATGCGCTCCAGCGTCCTGGGGCCGATGCCCTTGACGCCCAGGAGGTCCTCGAAGGAGCGGAACGGGCCGTGTTCCTTCCGGTACCGCACGATGCGGTCCGCCGTCTGCGCGCCGATGCCCGGCAGCAGGGCCAGCTCGTGCGCGGGTGACGTGTTCACGTTCATTCGTGCGGGAAGCGGCGTTGCGTCGCCCGTTCCGGACACCGTCAGGTCGCCGCGCCCCCACACGTGATCCACGGCGCGCGCGGCCGCCACGAACGCCAGCACCAGCCCCACGCCGAGCACCAGCACGGCCAGTTCGCGGCCGGGCAGTGCGAACCACCGTGTTCGGCTGAAGGAGTGTCTGTCGGACATGGCTCATCTGAACTGCGCGTTGCGCGCCGCGTGCAGCGCGCGAAGGTCGGCCTCGGGCACCGTGTCGCGCACCAGCTCCTCCACCACGACCTCCAGGTCGTGCCCCTCCTGCCGGTAGTAGGCCGTGATGACGATGCCCGGCAGGTCGTCGTAGACGAGCGTCGGCAGGCCCGTATGGCGATTCGGCACCAGTACGTAGGCGACCTCGTTTCGGTTCCTGCCGAACGGGCAGCGGAAGAGGGCGTTGACCTCCGGCAGGTCCTCCGAATGCAGCGTCCGGCCCGTGGGCATCTGAACCTGCCAGCGCGCACGCCGTTCGTTCAGCAGTTCGTGGCGCAGCGCCGCCGGGTCCCGGAATGCGCGGGGGTCCGTGTACAGCATTCGGGCCAGCACCATGATGATCTCCATGTTGTCCCTGCACTGGAACTTCGGGCTGGGCGTCAGGGACATCATGTAGCGCGCCCAGGCGTCCTCGACGGCCCGCAGGTCCGGTCCGAAGACCTCCCGCCGCGCGTCTTCGGCCGGCCGCCCCTCCGCGACGGCCTTCAGGAGGGCGTCCAGCGCGCGCACGTGCCGGCCCTCCTCGCCGTGCATCAGGAACTGCACGACCGACCACGCCTCGCAGTAGTAAATGTCCGCACGACGGCCGCCCGTCTGAACGTTCTGGAG
The Candidatus Brocadiaceae bacterium genome window above contains:
- the uvrB gene encoding excinuclease ABC subunit UvrB, with protein sequence MARFSLQADFQPAGDQPEAIRRLVERFRAGSTCETLLGATGTGKTFTMANLIQALELPTLIISHNKTLAAQLYGEFKEFFPDNAVGYFVSYYDYYQPEAYVPSRDLYIAKDASINQDIDRLRLAATTRLMQRRDVVIVASVSCIYGIGQPEDYRSMFVSVEVGQEIARDDLLGRLVEIQHTRSDAELRRGSFRVRGDVVEVYPAYEEIAYRVDFFGDCIDRIVVVDPLTGRALEDTGAVAIFPARHFVTPEDRIERVVADIEAELIERLDELRRQGKTAEMQRLEARTRYDMELLSEVGFCPGIENYARHISGRKPGERPACLLDYFPEDFLTIVDESHQTVPQIRSMHHGDRSRKQTLVDYGFRLPSAMDNRPLTFDEWEQMAPRVLFVSATPERYEVHRSGGRVVDQIIRPTGLVDPVVDVRPARGQVQDVIREVRARAERGERTLVTTLTKRLAEDLSDFLREEGLNGCYLHSEVQTIERVEILNDLRRGKYDVIVGVNLLREGLDLPEVSLVAVLDADREGFLRSDTSLIQTMGRCARNVNAVVILYADRITESMARAMEETQRRREKQMAFNEAHGIVPQTIRKSIQPGIDSEVQAWKRRIETPVVAEETADYVTAHRLDELEKEMDEAAARLDFERAALLRDRLRALRGQS
- a CDS encoding helix-hairpin-helix domain-containing protein — translated: MSDRHSFSRTRWFALPGRELAVLVLGVGLVLAFVAAARAVDHVWGRGDLTVSGTGDATPLPARMNVNTSPAHELALLPGIGAQTADRIVRYRKEHGPFRSFEDLLGVKGIGPRTLERIRPHAMCAPLPGDPQPPED
- a CDS encoding DUF1570 domain-containing protein, which gives rise to MPRQADTRVRTAVHLAVLLAAACSATASAANLPFTVQTPRYEVQTDVSPGFTQLVAAHMEQINAEYARRFPGFAQGSQRFRVLVFAGERGYRRAVPRAVWGSTGVFAAPEGFLAAHLEGRTVEEVLRTLYHEGFHQFVRTAVSRTFPTWLNEGLAEYFSEATWDGRGFTAGLVPTMRLHTVQEAIRHQEYVPFDRLFSLTADSWLQNVQTGGRRADIYYCEAWSVVQFLMHGEEGRHVRALDALLKAVAEGRPAEDARREVFGPDLRAVEDAWARYMMSLTPSPKFQCRDNMEIIMVLARMLYTDPRAFRDPAALRHELLNERRARWQVQMPTGRTLHSEDLPEVNALFRCPFGRNRNEVAYVLVPNRHTGLPTLVYDDLPGIVITAYYRQEGHDLEVVVEELVRDTVPEADLRALHAARNAQFR
- a CDS encoding DUF4416 family protein; protein product: MGTPSIPRPVSLVCSVLAGREPWLAAAKERLEEAFGPVDVESDVWPFGHTDYYEPEMGPALLRQVVGFRDLVMPDCLREAKRTTNRLERLLAEQLGETPARPVNLDAGYVSMDKLVLATTKDHAHRIYLGDGIYAECTLRWRAGAFVPWEWTYPDYATETLRDFFARVRRLYREKIRATKP